One genomic region from Rattus norvegicus strain BN/NHsdMcwi chromosome 10, GRCr8, whole genome shotgun sequence encodes:
- the Rnf112 gene encoding RING finger protein 112: MPRPVLSVTAFCHRLGKRESKRSFMGNSSNSWSHASFPKLELGLGQRPSPPRESPTCSICLERLREPISLDCGHDFCIRCFSTHRIPGCELPCCPECRKICKQKKGLRSLGERMKLLPQRPLPPALQETCAVRAERLLLVRINASGGLILRMGAINRCLKHPLARDTPVCLLAVLGEQHSGKSFLLDHLLRGLPGLESGDSTRPRAEGSLPGIRWGANGLTRGIWMWSHPFLLGKEGKKVAVFLVDTGDVMSPELSRETRVKLCALTMMLSSYQILNTSQELKDTDLGYLEMFVHVAEVMGKHYGMVPIQHLDLLVRDSSHHNKSGQGHVGDILQKLSGKYPKVQELLLGKRARCYLLPAPERQWVNKGQASPGGNTEDDFSHHFRAYISDVLSTAPQHAKSRCQGYWSEGRAMARGDRRLLTGQQLAQEIKNLSGWMGKSGPSFSSPDEMAAQLHDLRKVEAAKKEFEEYVRQQDIATKRIFSALRVLPDTMRNLLSTQKDAILARHGVALLCKEREQTLEALEAELQAEAKAFMDSYTMRFCGHLAAVGGAVGAGLMGLAGGVVGAGMAAAALAAEAGMVAAGAAVGATGAAVVGGGVGAGLAATVGCMEKEEDERVQGGDREPLLQEE; this comes from the exons ATGCCGAGGCCAGTCCTGTCAGTCACTGCTTTTTGTCATCGGCTTGGCAAACGG GAGAGCAAACGAAGCTTCATGGGAAACAGCAGCAACAGTTG GTCCCATGCATCATTCCCCAAGCTGGAGCTGGGCCTGGGACAGCGTCCCTCCCCACCCCGGGAGTCGCCTACCTGCTCCATCTGTCTGGAAAGGCTTCGAGAGCCTATCTCACTGGACTGTGGCCACGACTTCTGCATCCGATGCTTCAGCACACATCGCATCccaggctgtgagctgccatgctgtCCTGAATGCCGGAAAATCTGTAAGCAAAAGAAGGGCCTTCGCAGTCTAGGGGAGAGGATGAAGCTCCTACCTCAGCGGCCGCTGCCCCCTGCACTGCAG GAGACCTGTGCTGTGAGAGCGGAGCGTCTGCTGTTGGTACGCATCAATGCCTCTGGAGGCCTCATCCTCAGGATGGGAGCCATAAACCGCTGCCTGAAGCACCCTCTGGCCAGGGACACACCTGTCTGCTTGCTTGCTGTCCTGGGAGAGCAGCACTCAGGAAAGTCCTTCCTCTTGGACCACTTGCTCAGAGGCTTACCAGGCCTG GAATCCGGAGACAGCACTAGGCCCAGAGCAGAGGGGTCTCTGCCTGGAATCAGATGGGGTGCTAATGGTCTCACGAGGGGCATCTGGATGTGGAGTCACCCCTTCCTGctgggaaaagaagggaagaag GTGGCTGTGTTCTTAGTGGACACAGGAGATGTCATGAGCCCAGAACTGAGCAGGGAGACAAGGGTCAAGCTCTGTGCCCTCACCATGATGCTCAGTTCGTACCAG ATCCTCAACACCTCCCAAGAGCTGAAGGACACAGATCTGGGCTATCTAGAG ATGTTCGTTCATGTGGCTGAGGTGATGGGCAAACATTATGGGATGGTACCCATCCAG CATCTGGATCTCTTAGTCCGTGACTCTTCCCATCACAATAAGTCAGGGCAGGGGCACGTGGGTGATATACTCCAG AAGCTGTCCGGCAAATACCCCAAGGTCCAAGAGCTGCTCCTAGGGAAACGGGCCCGCTGTTACCTCCTTCctgctcctgagagacagtggGTGAACAAAGGCCAAGCAAGCCCAGGAGGCA ACACAGAAGATGACTTCTCCCACCATTTCCGGGCCTACATCTCGGATGTGCTGAGCACAGCCCCTCAGCATGCTAAGAGCCGCTGCCAAGGGTACTGGAGTGAGGGTCGCGCCATGGCCAGGGGGGACAGACGCCTACTCACAGGGCAGCAGCTGGCACAGGAGATCAAG AACCTCTCCGGCTGGATGGGGAAGAGTGGGCCCAGTTTCAGCTCTCCAGATGAG ATGGCTGCTCAACTTCATGACCTGAGGAAAGTGGAAGCCGCCAAGAAGGAGTTTGAAGAGTATGTGAGACAGCAG GACATAGCCACCAAGCGCATCTTCTCTGCACTACGAGTACTGCCCGACACTATGAGGAACCTCCTCTCTACCCAGAAGGATGCTATCTTGGCCCGCCATGGTGTGGCCCTGTTGTGCAAGGAGAGAGAGCAGACCTTGGAGGCCCTGGAAGCCGAGCTGCAGGCAGAAGCCAAGGCCTTCATGGACTCCTACACAATGCGCTTCTGTGGCCACCTGGCCGCGGTAGGGGGCGCTGTAGGTGCTGGACTCATGGGCCTGGCAGGGGGTGTGGTGGGCGCCGGTATGGCGGCAGCAGCGTTGGCTGCAGAAGCTGGGATGGTGGCAGCCGGGGCAGCGGTGGGTGCCACTGGGGCTGCTGTAGTTGGGggtggtgtgggtgctgggctgGCCGCGACGGTGGGCtgcatggagaaagaggaagatgagAGAGTTCAAGGAGGAGACCGAGAGCCCCTACTCCAGGAAGAATAA
- the Rnf112 gene encoding RING finger protein 112 isoform X6, translating into MCTRSDQPTSQQRDWEEMGEVSEELLAIVCCWWRPVTFLSGCGHRSAPVAHSCFLHCSFLPTLPWSSEDPNCSCKGRCSSGLHQEPLPALPALTARQSHRGAHPPAPPSTCSSSCPSYREKISESKRSFMGNSSNSWSHASFPKLELGLGQRPSPPRESPTCSICLERLREPISLDCGHDFCIRCFSTHRIPGCELPCCPECRKICKQKKGLRSLGERMKLLPQRPLPPALQETCAVRAERLLLVRINASGGLILRMGAINRCLKHPLARDTPVCLLAVLGEQHSGKSFLLDHLLRGLPGLESGDSTRPRAEGSLPGIRWGANGLTRGIWMWSHPFLLGKEGKKVAVFLVDTGDVMSPELSRETRVKLCALTMMLSSYQILNTSQELKDTDLGYLEMFVHVAEVMGKHYGMVPIQHLDLLVRDSSHHNKSGQGHVGDILQKLSGKYPKVQELLLGKRARCYLLPAPERQWVNKGQASPGGNTEDDFSHHFRAYISDVLSTAPQHAKSRCQGYWSEGRAMARGDRRLLTGQQLAQEIKNLSGWMGKSGPSFSSPDEMAAQLHDLRKVEAAKKEFEEYVRQQDIATKRIFSALRVLPDTMRNLLSTQKDAILARHGVALLCKEREQTLEALEAELQAEAKAFMDSYTMRFCGHLAAVGGAVGAGLMGLAGGVVGAGMAAAALAAEAGMVAAGAAVGATGAAVVGGGVGAGLAATVGCMEKEEDERVQGGDREPLLQEE; encoded by the exons ATGTGTACAAGATCAGACCAGCCAACATCCCAGCAAAGAGACTGGGAAGAGATGGGTGAAGTTTCCGAAGAGCTATTGGCAATTGTCTGCTGCTGGTGGAGGCCTGTCACTTTTCTTTCGGGGTGTGGCCACCG GTCTGCCCCAGTTGCACACTCCTGTTTTCTACATTGCTCCTTTCTGCCCACCCTGCCCTGGAGCTCTGAAGACCCCAACTGCTCCTGTAAGGGGCGGTGCTCTTCTGGGCTCCACCAGGAGCCTCTTCCTGCTCTGCCAG CGCTGACAGCTAGGCAGAGCCACCGAGGAGCCCATCCCCCTGCTCCACCCTCCACCTGCTCCTCTAGCTGTCCGTCCTACCGGGAAAAGATCTCG GAGAGCAAACGAAGCTTCATGGGAAACAGCAGCAACAGTTG GTCCCATGCATCATTCCCCAAGCTGGAGCTGGGCCTGGGACAGCGTCCCTCCCCACCCCGGGAGTCGCCTACCTGCTCCATCTGTCTGGAAAGGCTTCGAGAGCCTATCTCACTGGACTGTGGCCACGACTTCTGCATCCGATGCTTCAGCACACATCGCATCccaggctgtgagctgccatgctgtCCTGAATGCCGGAAAATCTGTAAGCAAAAGAAGGGCCTTCGCAGTCTAGGGGAGAGGATGAAGCTCCTACCTCAGCGGCCGCTGCCCCCTGCACTGCAG GAGACCTGTGCTGTGAGAGCGGAGCGTCTGCTGTTGGTACGCATCAATGCCTCTGGAGGCCTCATCCTCAGGATGGGAGCCATAAACCGCTGCCTGAAGCACCCTCTGGCCAGGGACACACCTGTCTGCTTGCTTGCTGTCCTGGGAGAGCAGCACTCAGGAAAGTCCTTCCTCTTGGACCACTTGCTCAGAGGCTTACCAGGCCTG GAATCCGGAGACAGCACTAGGCCCAGAGCAGAGGGGTCTCTGCCTGGAATCAGATGGGGTGCTAATGGTCTCACGAGGGGCATCTGGATGTGGAGTCACCCCTTCCTGctgggaaaagaagggaagaag GTGGCTGTGTTCTTAGTGGACACAGGAGATGTCATGAGCCCAGAACTGAGCAGGGAGACAAGGGTCAAGCTCTGTGCCCTCACCATGATGCTCAGTTCGTACCAG ATCCTCAACACCTCCCAAGAGCTGAAGGACACAGATCTGGGCTATCTAGAG ATGTTCGTTCATGTGGCTGAGGTGATGGGCAAACATTATGGGATGGTACCCATCCAG CATCTGGATCTCTTAGTCCGTGACTCTTCCCATCACAATAAGTCAGGGCAGGGGCACGTGGGTGATATACTCCAG AAGCTGTCCGGCAAATACCCCAAGGTCCAAGAGCTGCTCCTAGGGAAACGGGCCCGCTGTTACCTCCTTCctgctcctgagagacagtggGTGAACAAAGGCCAAGCAAGCCCAGGAGGCA ACACAGAAGATGACTTCTCCCACCATTTCCGGGCCTACATCTCGGATGTGCTGAGCACAGCCCCTCAGCATGCTAAGAGCCGCTGCCAAGGGTACTGGAGTGAGGGTCGCGCCATGGCCAGGGGGGACAGACGCCTACTCACAGGGCAGCAGCTGGCACAGGAGATCAAG AACCTCTCCGGCTGGATGGGGAAGAGTGGGCCCAGTTTCAGCTCTCCAGATGAG ATGGCTGCTCAACTTCATGACCTGAGGAAAGTGGAAGCCGCCAAGAAGGAGTTTGAAGAGTATGTGAGACAGCAG GACATAGCCACCAAGCGCATCTTCTCTGCACTACGAGTACTGCCCGACACTATGAGGAACCTCCTCTCTACCCAGAAGGATGCTATCTTGGCCCGCCATGGTGTGGCCCTGTTGTGCAAGGAGAGAGAGCAGACCTTGGAGGCCCTGGAAGCCGAGCTGCAGGCAGAAGCCAAGGCCTTCATGGACTCCTACACAATGCGCTTCTGTGGCCACCTGGCCGCGGTAGGGGGCGCTGTAGGTGCTGGACTCATGGGCCTGGCAGGGGGTGTGGTGGGCGCCGGTATGGCGGCAGCAGCGTTGGCTGCAGAAGCTGGGATGGTGGCAGCCGGGGCAGCGGTGGGTGCCACTGGGGCTGCTGTAGTTGGGggtggtgtgggtgctgggctgGCCGCGACGGTGGGCtgcatggagaaagaggaagatgagAGAGTTCAAGGAGGAGACCGAGAGCCCCTACTCCAGGAAGAATAA
- the Rnf112 gene encoding RING finger protein 112 isoform X8, with the protein MPRPVLSVTAFCHRLGKRESKRSFMGNSSNSWSHASFPKLELGLGQRPSPPRESPTCSICLERLREPISLDCGHDFCIRCFSTHRIPGCELPCCPECRKICKQKKGLRSLGERMKLLPQRPLPPALQTCAVRAERLLLVRINASGGLILRMGAINRCLKHPLARDTPVCLLAVLGEQHSGKSFLLDHLLRGLPGLESGDSTRPRAEGSLPGIRWGANGLTRGIWMWSHPFLLGKEGKKVAVFLVDTGDVMSPELSRETRVKLCALTMMLSSYQILNTSQELKDTDLGYLEMFVHVAEVMGKHYGMVPIQHLDLLVRDSSHHNKSGQGHVGDILQKLSGKYPKVQELLLGKRARCYLLPAPERQWVNKGQASPGGNTEDDFSHHFRAYISDVLSTAPQHAKSRCQGYWSEGRAMARGDRRLLTGQQLAQEIKNLSGWMGKSGPSFSSPDEMAAQLHDLRKVEAAKKEFEEYVRQQDIATKRIFSALRVLPDTMRNLLSTQKDAILARHGVALLCKEREQTLEALEAELQAEAKAFMDSYTMRFCGHLAAVGGAVGAGLMGLAGGVVGAGMAAAALAAEAGMVAAGAAVGATGAAVVGGGVGAGLAATVGCMEKEEDERVQGGDREPLLQEE; encoded by the exons ATGCCGAGGCCAGTCCTGTCAGTCACTGCTTTTTGTCATCGGCTTGGCAAACGG GAGAGCAAACGAAGCTTCATGGGAAACAGCAGCAACAGTTG GTCCCATGCATCATTCCCCAAGCTGGAGCTGGGCCTGGGACAGCGTCCCTCCCCACCCCGGGAGTCGCCTACCTGCTCCATCTGTCTGGAAAGGCTTCGAGAGCCTATCTCACTGGACTGTGGCCACGACTTCTGCATCCGATGCTTCAGCACACATCGCATCccaggctgtgagctgccatgctgtCCTGAATGCCGGAAAATCTGTAAGCAAAAGAAGGGCCTTCGCAGTCTAGGGGAGAGGATGAAGCTCCTACCTCAGCGGCCGCTGCCCCCTGCACTGCAG ACCTGTGCTGTGAGAGCGGAGCGTCTGCTGTTGGTACGCATCAATGCCTCTGGAGGCCTCATCCTCAGGATGGGAGCCATAAACCGCTGCCTGAAGCACCCTCTGGCCAGGGACACACCTGTCTGCTTGCTTGCTGTCCTGGGAGAGCAGCACTCAGGAAAGTCCTTCCTCTTGGACCACTTGCTCAGAGGCTTACCAGGCCTG GAATCCGGAGACAGCACTAGGCCCAGAGCAGAGGGGTCTCTGCCTGGAATCAGATGGGGTGCTAATGGTCTCACGAGGGGCATCTGGATGTGGAGTCACCCCTTCCTGctgggaaaagaagggaagaag GTGGCTGTGTTCTTAGTGGACACAGGAGATGTCATGAGCCCAGAACTGAGCAGGGAGACAAGGGTCAAGCTCTGTGCCCTCACCATGATGCTCAGTTCGTACCAG ATCCTCAACACCTCCCAAGAGCTGAAGGACACAGATCTGGGCTATCTAGAG ATGTTCGTTCATGTGGCTGAGGTGATGGGCAAACATTATGGGATGGTACCCATCCAG CATCTGGATCTCTTAGTCCGTGACTCTTCCCATCACAATAAGTCAGGGCAGGGGCACGTGGGTGATATACTCCAG AAGCTGTCCGGCAAATACCCCAAGGTCCAAGAGCTGCTCCTAGGGAAACGGGCCCGCTGTTACCTCCTTCctgctcctgagagacagtggGTGAACAAAGGCCAAGCAAGCCCAGGAGGCA ACACAGAAGATGACTTCTCCCACCATTTCCGGGCCTACATCTCGGATGTGCTGAGCACAGCCCCTCAGCATGCTAAGAGCCGCTGCCAAGGGTACTGGAGTGAGGGTCGCGCCATGGCCAGGGGGGACAGACGCCTACTCACAGGGCAGCAGCTGGCACAGGAGATCAAG AACCTCTCCGGCTGGATGGGGAAGAGTGGGCCCAGTTTCAGCTCTCCAGATGAG ATGGCTGCTCAACTTCATGACCTGAGGAAAGTGGAAGCCGCCAAGAAGGAGTTTGAAGAGTATGTGAGACAGCAG GACATAGCCACCAAGCGCATCTTCTCTGCACTACGAGTACTGCCCGACACTATGAGGAACCTCCTCTCTACCCAGAAGGATGCTATCTTGGCCCGCCATGGTGTGGCCCTGTTGTGCAAGGAGAGAGAGCAGACCTTGGAGGCCCTGGAAGCCGAGCTGCAGGCAGAAGCCAAGGCCTTCATGGACTCCTACACAATGCGCTTCTGTGGCCACCTGGCCGCGGTAGGGGGCGCTGTAGGTGCTGGACTCATGGGCCTGGCAGGGGGTGTGGTGGGCGCCGGTATGGCGGCAGCAGCGTTGGCTGCAGAAGCTGGGATGGTGGCAGCCGGGGCAGCGGTGGGTGCCACTGGGGCTGCTGTAGTTGGGggtggtgtgggtgctgggctgGCCGCGACGGTGGGCtgcatggagaaagaggaagatgagAGAGTTCAAGGAGGAGACCGAGAGCCCCTACTCCAGGAAGAATAA
- the Rnf112 gene encoding RING finger protein 112 isoform X7, with protein MPRPVLSVTAFCHRLGKRESKRSFMGNSSNSWSHASFPKLELGLGQRPSPPRESPTCSICLERLREPISLDCGHDFCIRCFSTHRIPGCELPCCPECRKICKQKKGLRSLGERMKLLPQRPLPPALQETCAVRAERLLLVRINASGGLILRMGAINRCLKHPLARDTPVCLLAVLGEQHSGKSFLLDHLLRGLPGLESGDSTRPRAEGSLPGIRWGANGLTRGIWMWSHPFLLGKEGKKVAVFLVDTGDVMSPELSRETRVKLCALTMMLSSYQILNTSQELKDTDLGYLEMFVHVAEVMGKHYGMVPIQVRFLFLASSIQTRQSWLPVSGPFLFQHLDLLVRDSSHHNKSGQGHVGDILQKLSGKYPKVQELLLGKRARCYLLPAPERQWVNKGQASPGGNTEDDFSHHFRAYISDVLSTAPQHAKSRCQGYWSEGRAMARGDRRLLTGQQLAQEIKNLSGWMGKSGPSFSSPDEMAAQLHDLRKVEAAKKEFEEYVRQQDIATKRIFSALRVLPDTMRNLLSTQKDAILARHGVALLCKEREQTLEALEAELQAEAKAFMDSYTMRFCGHLAAVGGAVGAGLMGLAGGVVGAGMAAAALAAEAGMVAAGAAVGATGAAVVGGGVGAGLAATVGCMEKEEDERVQGGDREPLLQEE; from the exons ATGCCGAGGCCAGTCCTGTCAGTCACTGCTTTTTGTCATCGGCTTGGCAAACGG GAGAGCAAACGAAGCTTCATGGGAAACAGCAGCAACAGTTG GTCCCATGCATCATTCCCCAAGCTGGAGCTGGGCCTGGGACAGCGTCCCTCCCCACCCCGGGAGTCGCCTACCTGCTCCATCTGTCTGGAAAGGCTTCGAGAGCCTATCTCACTGGACTGTGGCCACGACTTCTGCATCCGATGCTTCAGCACACATCGCATCccaggctgtgagctgccatgctgtCCTGAATGCCGGAAAATCTGTAAGCAAAAGAAGGGCCTTCGCAGTCTAGGGGAGAGGATGAAGCTCCTACCTCAGCGGCCGCTGCCCCCTGCACTGCAG GAGACCTGTGCTGTGAGAGCGGAGCGTCTGCTGTTGGTACGCATCAATGCCTCTGGAGGCCTCATCCTCAGGATGGGAGCCATAAACCGCTGCCTGAAGCACCCTCTGGCCAGGGACACACCTGTCTGCTTGCTTGCTGTCCTGGGAGAGCAGCACTCAGGAAAGTCCTTCCTCTTGGACCACTTGCTCAGAGGCTTACCAGGCCTG GAATCCGGAGACAGCACTAGGCCCAGAGCAGAGGGGTCTCTGCCTGGAATCAGATGGGGTGCTAATGGTCTCACGAGGGGCATCTGGATGTGGAGTCACCCCTTCCTGctgggaaaagaagggaagaag GTGGCTGTGTTCTTAGTGGACACAGGAGATGTCATGAGCCCAGAACTGAGCAGGGAGACAAGGGTCAAGCTCTGTGCCCTCACCATGATGCTCAGTTCGTACCAG ATCCTCAACACCTCCCAAGAGCTGAAGGACACAGATCTGGGCTATCTAGAG ATGTTCGTTCATGTGGCTGAGGTGATGGGCAAACATTATGGGATGGTACCCATCCAGGTAAGATTTCTATTTCTAGCCTCGTCAATCCAGACACGCCAATCCTGGCTGCCGGTGTCAGGACCCTTTCTCTTCCAGCATCTGGATCTCTTAGTCCGTGACTCTTCCCATCACAATAAGTCAGGGCAGGGGCACGTGGGTGATATACTCCAG AAGCTGTCCGGCAAATACCCCAAGGTCCAAGAGCTGCTCCTAGGGAAACGGGCCCGCTGTTACCTCCTTCctgctcctgagagacagtggGTGAACAAAGGCCAAGCAAGCCCAGGAGGCA ACACAGAAGATGACTTCTCCCACCATTTCCGGGCCTACATCTCGGATGTGCTGAGCACAGCCCCTCAGCATGCTAAGAGCCGCTGCCAAGGGTACTGGAGTGAGGGTCGCGCCATGGCCAGGGGGGACAGACGCCTACTCACAGGGCAGCAGCTGGCACAGGAGATCAAG AACCTCTCCGGCTGGATGGGGAAGAGTGGGCCCAGTTTCAGCTCTCCAGATGAG ATGGCTGCTCAACTTCATGACCTGAGGAAAGTGGAAGCCGCCAAGAAGGAGTTTGAAGAGTATGTGAGACAGCAG GACATAGCCACCAAGCGCATCTTCTCTGCACTACGAGTACTGCCCGACACTATGAGGAACCTCCTCTCTACCCAGAAGGATGCTATCTTGGCCCGCCATGGTGTGGCCCTGTTGTGCAAGGAGAGAGAGCAGACCTTGGAGGCCCTGGAAGCCGAGCTGCAGGCAGAAGCCAAGGCCTTCATGGACTCCTACACAATGCGCTTCTGTGGCCACCTGGCCGCGGTAGGGGGCGCTGTAGGTGCTGGACTCATGGGCCTGGCAGGGGGTGTGGTGGGCGCCGGTATGGCGGCAGCAGCGTTGGCTGCAGAAGCTGGGATGGTGGCAGCCGGGGCAGCGGTGGGTGCCACTGGGGCTGCTGTAGTTGGGggtggtgtgggtgctgggctgGCCGCGACGGTGGGCtgcatggagaaagaggaagatgagAGAGTTCAAGGAGGAGACCGAGAGCCCCTACTCCAGGAAGAATAA
- the Rnf112 gene encoding RING finger protein 112 isoform X1: MCTRSDQPTSQQRDWEEMGEVSEELLAIVCCWWRPVTFLSGCGHRSAPVAHSCFLHCSFLPTLPWSSEDPNCSCKGRCSSGLHQEPLPALPALTARQSHRGAHPPAPPSTCSSSCPSYREKISVGFLSEHRTLCHSSLSCRGQSCQSLLFVIGLANGRANEASWETAATVGIQLSDDVLPSRSHASFPKLELGLGQRPSPPRESPTCSICLERLREPISLDCGHDFCIRCFSTHRIPGCELPCCPECRKICKQKKGLRSLGERMKLLPQRPLPPALQETCAVRAERLLLVRINASGGLILRMGAINRCLKHPLARDTPVCLLAVLGEQHSGKSFLLDHLLRGLPGLESGDSTRPRAEGSLPGIRWGANGLTRGIWMWSHPFLLGKEGKKVAVFLVDTGDVMSPELSRETRVKLCALTMMLSSYQILNTSQELKDTDLGYLEMFVHVAEVMGKHYGMVPIQVRFLFLASSIQTRQSWLPVSGPFLFQHLDLLVRDSSHHNKSGQGHVGDILQKLSGKYPKVQELLLGKRARCYLLPAPERQWVNKGQASPGGNTEDDFSHHFRAYISDVLSTAPQHAKSRCQGYWSEGRAMARGDRRLLTGQQLAQEIKNLSGWMGKSGPSFSSPDEMAAQLHDLRKVEAAKKEFEEYVRQQDIATKRIFSALRVLPDTMRNLLSTQKDAILARHGVALLCKEREQTLEALEAELQAEAKAFMDSYTMRFCGHLAAVGGAVGAGLMGLAGGVVGAGMAAAALAAEAGMVAAGAAVGATGAAVVGGGVGAGLAATVGCMEKEEDERVQGGDREPLLQEE; this comes from the exons ATGTGTACAAGATCAGACCAGCCAACATCCCAGCAAAGAGACTGGGAAGAGATGGGTGAAGTTTCCGAAGAGCTATTGGCAATTGTCTGCTGCTGGTGGAGGCCTGTCACTTTTCTTTCGGGGTGTGGCCACCG GTCTGCCCCAGTTGCACACTCCTGTTTTCTACATTGCTCCTTTCTGCCCACCCTGCCCTGGAGCTCTGAAGACCCCAACTGCTCCTGTAAGGGGCGGTGCTCTTCTGGGCTCCACCAGGAGCCTCTTCCTGCTCTGCCAG CGCTGACAGCTAGGCAGAGCCACCGAGGAGCCCATCCCCCTGCTCCACCCTCCACCTGCTCCTCTAGCTGTCCGTCCTACCGGGAAAAGATCTCGGTGGGTTTCCTCTCTGAGCATCGGACCCTCTGCCATTCCAGCCTCTCATGCCGAGGCCAGTCCTGTCAGTCACTGCTTTTTGTCATCGGCTTGGCAAACGG GAGAGCAAACGAAGCTTCATGGGAAACAGCAGCAACAGTTG GCATCCAGCTTTCGGATGATGTCCTGCCCTCCAGGTCCCATGCATCATTCCCCAAGCTGGAGCTGGGCCTGGGACAGCGTCCCTCCCCACCCCGGGAGTCGCCTACCTGCTCCATCTGTCTGGAAAGGCTTCGAGAGCCTATCTCACTGGACTGTGGCCACGACTTCTGCATCCGATGCTTCAGCACACATCGCATCccaggctgtgagctgccatgctgtCCTGAATGCCGGAAAATCTGTAAGCAAAAGAAGGGCCTTCGCAGTCTAGGGGAGAGGATGAAGCTCCTACCTCAGCGGCCGCTGCCCCCTGCACTGCAG GAGACCTGTGCTGTGAGAGCGGAGCGTCTGCTGTTGGTACGCATCAATGCCTCTGGAGGCCTCATCCTCAGGATGGGAGCCATAAACCGCTGCCTGAAGCACCCTCTGGCCAGGGACACACCTGTCTGCTTGCTTGCTGTCCTGGGAGAGCAGCACTCAGGAAAGTCCTTCCTCTTGGACCACTTGCTCAGAGGCTTACCAGGCCTG GAATCCGGAGACAGCACTAGGCCCAGAGCAGAGGGGTCTCTGCCTGGAATCAGATGGGGTGCTAATGGTCTCACGAGGGGCATCTGGATGTGGAGTCACCCCTTCCTGctgggaaaagaagggaagaag GTGGCTGTGTTCTTAGTGGACACAGGAGATGTCATGAGCCCAGAACTGAGCAGGGAGACAAGGGTCAAGCTCTGTGCCCTCACCATGATGCTCAGTTCGTACCAG ATCCTCAACACCTCCCAAGAGCTGAAGGACACAGATCTGGGCTATCTAGAG ATGTTCGTTCATGTGGCTGAGGTGATGGGCAAACATTATGGGATGGTACCCATCCAGGTAAGATTTCTATTTCTAGCCTCGTCAATCCAGACACGCCAATCCTGGCTGCCGGTGTCAGGACCCTTTCTCTTCCAGCATCTGGATCTCTTAGTCCGTGACTCTTCCCATCACAATAAGTCAGGGCAGGGGCACGTGGGTGATATACTCCAG AAGCTGTCCGGCAAATACCCCAAGGTCCAAGAGCTGCTCCTAGGGAAACGGGCCCGCTGTTACCTCCTTCctgctcctgagagacagtggGTGAACAAAGGCCAAGCAAGCCCAGGAGGCA ACACAGAAGATGACTTCTCCCACCATTTCCGGGCCTACATCTCGGATGTGCTGAGCACAGCCCCTCAGCATGCTAAGAGCCGCTGCCAAGGGTACTGGAGTGAGGGTCGCGCCATGGCCAGGGGGGACAGACGCCTACTCACAGGGCAGCAGCTGGCACAGGAGATCAAG AACCTCTCCGGCTGGATGGGGAAGAGTGGGCCCAGTTTCAGCTCTCCAGATGAG ATGGCTGCTCAACTTCATGACCTGAGGAAAGTGGAAGCCGCCAAGAAGGAGTTTGAAGAGTATGTGAGACAGCAG GACATAGCCACCAAGCGCATCTTCTCTGCACTACGAGTACTGCCCGACACTATGAGGAACCTCCTCTCTACCCAGAAGGATGCTATCTTGGCCCGCCATGGTGTGGCCCTGTTGTGCAAGGAGAGAGAGCAGACCTTGGAGGCCCTGGAAGCCGAGCTGCAGGCAGAAGCCAAGGCCTTCATGGACTCCTACACAATGCGCTTCTGTGGCCACCTGGCCGCGGTAGGGGGCGCTGTAGGTGCTGGACTCATGGGCCTGGCAGGGGGTGTGGTGGGCGCCGGTATGGCGGCAGCAGCGTTGGCTGCAGAAGCTGGGATGGTGGCAGCCGGGGCAGCGGTGGGTGCCACTGGGGCTGCTGTAGTTGGGggtggtgtgggtgctgggctgGCCGCGACGGTGGGCtgcatggagaaagaggaagatgagAGAGTTCAAGGAGGAGACCGAGAGCCCCTACTCCAGGAAGAATAA